One Aneurinibacillus migulanus genomic region harbors:
- the namA gene encoding NADPH dehydrogenase NamA gives MSDIFTPFTQKNVSLRNRIVMSPMCMYTAEDDGKATDWHYVHYGTRAVGGVGLVMQEATAVEARGRISHQDLGIWSDEHIEPLGRIVSFVKAQGAAAAIQLAHAGRKARLNDTTIVAPSAIPFDEESQVPHELTEAEIDDVVEAWRQGARRAREAGFDIVEIHGAHGYLINEFLSPLSNKRTDKYGGDIKSRCLFLTRVIEAVKQEWPEENPLYLRLSAVDHAEGGLTIEDSVEIAKIAKEVGVDLIDCSSGAILPVAPKKIFPGYQVSYAETIRREAGIATGSVGLIEEHTLANEIIGNERADLIFLGRVLLRNPYWVLQASKERHREYAGPRQYERGFK, from the coding sequence ATGTCTGATATCTTTACCCCATTTACGCAAAAAAATGTATCCTTGCGCAATCGGATTGTCATGTCACCAATGTGCATGTATACCGCGGAAGATGACGGAAAAGCCACTGACTGGCATTATGTACATTATGGTACACGCGCAGTAGGCGGAGTCGGGCTTGTGATGCAGGAGGCGACCGCAGTAGAAGCTCGTGGTCGGATTAGCCATCAAGATTTGGGAATATGGAGTGACGAACATATTGAACCGCTGGGCCGGATTGTCTCGTTTGTTAAAGCGCAAGGAGCGGCAGCAGCCATCCAACTGGCACATGCTGGACGTAAAGCAAGGCTTAACGATACGACGATTGTAGCGCCGAGTGCGATCCCTTTTGATGAGGAATCCCAGGTTCCACATGAGCTGACAGAAGCCGAGATTGATGACGTCGTAGAAGCATGGCGTCAGGGTGCGCGCCGAGCGCGGGAGGCCGGATTTGATATCGTGGAAATTCATGGAGCGCATGGCTACTTAATTAATGAATTTTTATCTCCCTTGTCTAACAAACGAACAGATAAATACGGAGGCGATATAAAAAGTCGTTGCTTATTCCTTACACGGGTTATCGAAGCGGTTAAACAAGAATGGCCTGAAGAAAATCCGCTTTATCTTCGTCTTTCTGCGGTAGACCATGCCGAGGGAGGACTGACGATTGAAGATAGCGTAGAAATCGCAAAAATCGCAAAGGAGGTCGGTGTTGATCTGATTGACTGCTCGTCCGGTGCAATTCTTCCTGTTGCCCCTAAGAAAATTTTCCCCGGATACCAGGTCTCATATGCGGAGACCATCCGCCGCGAAGCAGGCATAGCTACAGGCAGCGTTGGACTTATTGAAGAGCACACACTAGCGAACGAAATTATCGGAAATGAACGGGCGGATCTCATCTTTTTGGGGAGAGTGCTTCTACGCAATCCATATTGGGTGCTACAGGCTTCAAAAGAGCGGCATCGTGAATATGCAGGACCGCGTCAGTACGAGCGTGGATTCAAGTGA
- a CDS encoding alpha/beta-type small acid-soluble spore protein codes for MARRNKILVPEARKELDNLKAKVVNTQSPANAKFEAAKEVGVPLKQGYNGQLTSKQAGQVGGKLGGSMVRELVKIAQENLSKKS; via the coding sequence ATGGCAAGAAGAAATAAAATACTTGTTCCAGAGGCAAGAAAAGAATTGGATAATTTAAAAGCTAAAGTAGTTAACACTCAAAGTCCCGCAAATGCTAAATTCGAGGCTGCAAAGGAAGTAGGCGTTCCTCTAAAACAGGGATACAACGGACAGCTTACTTCCAAACAAGCAGGTCAGGTTGGTGGCAAATTAGGTGGGAGTATGGTGAGGGAACTTGTAAAGATAGCTCAGGAAAATTTGAGTAAAAAATCTTAA
- a CDS encoding ABC transporter ATP-binding protein, with protein sequence MLKLEDIYVVFNEGTVDEKIALNHVNLHLNPGDFVTIIGSNGAGKSTLMNIISGVLKPDHGIVEIDGVKVNNLPEYKRAPMIGRVFQDPMAGTAPAMTIEENLALAYARDKRRTLSRGVNTRRRDEFRTYLETLHLGLENRLSAQVGLLSGGERQALSLLMATFTKPKVLLLDEHTAALDPARAQRITELTEEIVGRQQLTTLMVTHNMQQALDLGNRLIMMDKGSIILDVPSEEKKNLTIERLLAEFQRLRGEKFTSDRAVLA encoded by the coding sequence ATGCTTAAGCTAGAGGATATCTATGTAGTCTTTAACGAAGGAACCGTGGATGAGAAGATAGCCCTTAACCATGTAAATCTTCATCTAAATCCAGGTGACTTCGTTACGATTATTGGTAGCAATGGCGCTGGAAAGTCAACGTTGATGAACATTATTTCAGGTGTGCTTAAGCCAGACCATGGTATAGTGGAAATTGACGGAGTGAAGGTTAATAATCTTCCTGAATATAAGCGTGCGCCGATGATTGGCCGCGTATTCCAGGACCCGATGGCTGGGACAGCGCCGGCCATGACAATTGAGGAAAACCTTGCCTTAGCGTATGCACGCGACAAACGGCGTACGCTGAGCAGAGGAGTTAACACAAGGCGGCGCGATGAATTTCGGACATATTTGGAGACGCTGCACCTTGGATTGGAGAACCGCTTAAGCGCGCAGGTTGGGCTTTTGTCCGGTGGTGAACGGCAGGCGTTAAGTTTGCTAATGGCTACATTCACTAAACCGAAGGTGCTTCTGCTTGACGAACATACAGCAGCGCTCGATCCCGCACGCGCCCAACGGATTACCGAGTTGACTGAAGAAATTGTCGGGCGTCAACAACTTACGACATTGATGGTTACACATAATATGCAACAAGCACTTGATTTAGGTAATCGTCTAATCATGATGGATAAAGGTTCCATTATTCTTGATGTTCCATCAGAAGAGAAGAAAAATCTGACAATAGAACGATTGTTGGCCGAATTCCAGCGCTTGCGCGGGGAGAAGTTCACCAGCGATCGGGCGGTACTTGCATAG
- a CDS encoding ATP-binding protein: protein MIQLAIESEEDIIVAASFGRSLAREMGFSVVDQTKITVSISELTRNVINYGIRGYIQFKKSERCLEIRVQDEGPGIQNIKEAMQDGMTTGNGLGLGLSGTKRLMDEFHIESKVGVGTCIIIRKWLPDQDDNQDG, encoded by the coding sequence ATGATTCAATTGGCAATTGAAAGTGAGGAAGATATCATTGTCGCAGCATCATTCGGGAGGTCGCTAGCGCGGGAAATGGGGTTTTCCGTAGTAGATCAGACGAAGATTACCGTAAGTATATCTGAGTTGACGCGTAACGTGATTAATTATGGAATAAGAGGTTACATCCAGTTTAAGAAGAGTGAACGATGCTTGGAAATAAGGGTTCAGGATGAGGGACCGGGCATCCAAAATATTAAAGAGGCGATGCAGGACGGCATGACTACGGGTAACGGATTGGGACTGGGGCTATCTGGTACGAAACGGTTAATGGATGAATTCCATATCGAAAGTAAAGTTGGGGTAGGAACTTGTATTATCATTAGAAAGTGGCTCCCGGATCAAGATGATAATCAGGATGGGTAG
- a CDS encoding YkvA family protein, with protein sequence MIRMRVNEHIINAAVLPRLNQLLPNDIYLNTIRLYEGYVVAKAQVKMRGEWLPVLYTLQLDTFRFDASGRYITLIYTEEVQKEKVSLAQRLLHETEIFLTKNFTGKTLLMEVLAGQQDIHVSDTRITVQLAPLASVYPVLQSITVDSLTIEREALCLEVSGPPELQIESLEFDWMEPMSEMEAPPFEKETHSYMDGELVVLEREHKRYYDQLREKIEKYMREKMGDQRAEKAAPYLLLAPDLFVLLARLAKDKRIPLRSKSIALAAVLYFMTPLDIIPEVFMGPVGYADDIIFATLALNKMLVDVDEKIINEHWNGDKNIIAVIRDVLSKADSLVGKRSFEMIKKVFKNRK encoded by the coding sequence ATGATTCGAATGAGAGTGAATGAACATATTATCAATGCAGCGGTATTGCCCCGGCTCAACCAGCTGCTCCCTAATGATATTTATTTGAATACGATTCGCTTGTATGAAGGGTATGTGGTAGCCAAAGCACAGGTGAAGATGCGCGGTGAGTGGCTGCCTGTACTGTATACACTGCAGCTTGATACGTTCCGATTTGACGCTTCCGGAAGATACATTACACTGATTTACACAGAAGAAGTACAGAAAGAAAAAGTATCGCTTGCACAAAGATTACTACATGAAACTGAAATATTTTTGACGAAAAATTTTACTGGAAAAACGTTGCTGATGGAAGTATTGGCTGGTCAGCAGGATATCCATGTGTCCGATACGCGAATTACCGTACAGTTGGCACCCCTGGCCAGTGTGTATCCAGTTTTGCAGAGCATTACGGTCGATTCGCTTACGATAGAAAGAGAAGCGCTATGTTTGGAAGTGAGCGGTCCGCCAGAGCTTCAGATTGAATCATTGGAGTTCGACTGGATGGAACCGATGAGCGAGATGGAGGCACCGCCATTTGAAAAAGAGACGCACTCTTATATGGATGGAGAATTGGTCGTGCTGGAGCGTGAGCACAAACGCTATTATGATCAGTTGCGGGAAAAGATAGAGAAGTATATGCGGGAGAAGATGGGCGACCAGCGAGCGGAAAAAGCGGCCCCGTACTTGTTGCTTGCTCCGGACTTGTTCGTACTGCTTGCAAGGTTAGCCAAGGATAAACGCATTCCTTTACGTTCGAAATCAATTGCGCTGGCTGCAGTGTTATACTTTATGACGCCGCTTGATATTATTCCTGAGGTATTTATGGGACCAGTAGGATACGCTGATGATATTATCTTTGCTACTCTGGCACTGAATAAAATGTTGGTTGATGTAGACGAGAAGATTATTAATGAACATTGGAACGGTGACAAGAACATTATAGCGGTTATTCGTGATGTGTTAAGCAAGGCTGATTCACTTGTCGGAAAACGCAGTTTTGAGATGATAAAAAAGGTGTTCAAAAACCGCAAATAA
- a CDS encoding ABC transporter permease, translated as MGVGVALQGSIESGFIFAIMALGVYLTFRILDFPDLTVDGSFATGGAVGATMITAGFAPFMSTVSALLIGLVVGAMTGILHTKGKINALLSGILSMIALYSINLRIMGKANVPLLGEDTLFTQIQGVLSALGDYGVLVAVAVIALVIKFINDWFLHTEVGLAIRATGNNQRMIRSFSANTDTTIIIGLSISNGMVALSGALYAQYQGFADVSMGIGMIIIGLASVIIGEAIFGNRTIVRATFAVIGGAIIYRMVVALAMQVGLDPSDMKLMTALIVIIALIMPRISAGYKERKRRAARIKNREQQSRVLERGEVKKHA; from the coding sequence ATGGGTGTAGGTGTAGCGTTACAAGGTTCAATTGAATCGGGATTTATTTTTGCTATTATGGCACTTGGTGTATATTTAACATTTCGAATTTTGGATTTTCCCGATTTAACGGTAGATGGTAGCTTTGCTACTGGTGGTGCTGTCGGAGCAACGATGATTACGGCAGGATTTGCCCCGTTCATGTCTACTGTTTCTGCGCTTTTAATCGGTCTAGTAGTCGGGGCCATGACGGGCATTCTGCATACAAAAGGGAAAATTAATGCCCTGCTATCAGGGATTTTGTCTATGATTGCTCTTTATTCCATTAATCTTCGGATTATGGGAAAAGCAAATGTTCCATTGTTGGGTGAAGATACGCTGTTTACGCAAATCCAGGGGGTCCTTTCTGCACTGGGCGACTACGGTGTACTGGTGGCGGTTGCAGTGATTGCGCTTGTCATCAAATTTATCAATGACTGGTTTCTTCACACGGAAGTGGGACTTGCGATTCGTGCGACAGGCAATAATCAGCGTATGATTCGCAGCTTCTCTGCCAATACGGATACAACCATTATTATCGGGTTAAGTATTTCTAACGGTATGGTTGCCTTATCCGGCGCGTTGTACGCTCAATATCAAGGTTTTGCAGATGTATCTATGGGAATCGGGATGATTATTATCGGTCTTGCTTCCGTTATTATCGGAGAAGCGATTTTCGGTAACCGTACGATTGTACGTGCAACATTTGCTGTTATCGGGGGAGCGATTATTTACCGTATGGTTGTTGCGCTTGCTATGCAGGTTGGCCTTGATCCGTCCGATATGAAATTAATGACTGCGTTAATTGTAATTATTGCGCTGATAATGCCACGCATTTCTGCTGGCTATAAAGAACGAAAGCGCCGGGCTGCACGTATAAAAAATCGTGAACAGCAGTCAAGGGTATTGGAGAGAGGCGAGGTGAAGAAGCATGCTTAA
- a CDS encoding DUF2062 domain-containing protein, which yields MWRKLYRKVKYQYVKLLRSKGAPSIVARSFALGIFIEFITLPTLGSAFLLLYPLNLLIRGSFAASLIGFVMGKFVLPIFFVPNLSVGNMLVGSKFGAAAHGHMGHMGLVALWEFVKEKGVAFLVGSATNGTIVAIICYALVFYALQLYRKKRENRRLALQLEKNTH from the coding sequence ATGTGGAGAAAACTTTATCGAAAAGTGAAGTATCAATACGTTAAGCTGCTTCGGTCCAAAGGAGCTCCTTCCATTGTGGCTCGTAGCTTTGCGCTCGGGATTTTCATTGAATTTATTACGCTCCCTACTCTAGGTTCGGCGTTTTTACTTCTATACCCCTTAAATTTATTAATTCGCGGTAGTTTTGCTGCTTCGCTCATTGGATTTGTCATGGGCAAATTTGTACTCCCCATCTTTTTCGTTCCAAACCTGAGTGTTGGAAATATGCTGGTGGGTAGCAAATTTGGGGCAGCAGCCCATGGACACATGGGTCATATGGGCCTTGTCGCTTTATGGGAATTCGTAAAAGAGAAAGGGGTCGCCTTTTTAGTAGGAAGCGCCACCAATGGTACGATCGTAGCTATAATCTGCTATGCACTTGTCTTTTATGCACTGCAATTGTATCGGAAGAAACGGGAAAATCGCCGTCTGGCGTTACAACTGGAAAAAAATACACACTAA
- a CDS encoding N-acetyltransferase has translation MFIRKAKIQDLDGMMALINEYAQQGLMLPRSKLSLCETLHCFSVVIDSEGEVSEPGTVIGVGGLHILWEDLAEVRSLAISEKAKGKGLGKKLVNHLVDEAEQIGLRRVMSLTYQQEFFEKCAFYVVQKETLPHKVWKDCVNCSKFPSCDEIAMIKDLEPAAVIAK, from the coding sequence ATGTTTATTCGCAAGGCAAAAATACAGGACCTCGATGGAATGATGGCCTTAATTAACGAATATGCTCAGCAAGGTCTGATGCTCCCGCGGTCGAAGCTATCGCTCTGTGAAACACTCCACTGCTTTTCAGTTGTCATCGACAGTGAGGGAGAAGTCAGCGAACCAGGTACCGTTATTGGTGTAGGGGGGCTTCATATCTTATGGGAAGATCTAGCCGAAGTACGATCGCTCGCTATTTCGGAAAAAGCAAAGGGAAAAGGGCTCGGCAAAAAGCTGGTCAATCATCTGGTGGATGAAGCAGAACAAATTGGGCTGCGTCGTGTCATGTCCTTAACATATCAGCAGGAATTTTTCGAGAAATGCGCTTTCTATGTAGTACAAAAAGAAACACTGCCACATAAAGTATGGAAGGATTGTGTTAATTGTTCGAAATTCCCAAGTTGTGATGAAATTGCAATGATTAAAGACCTAGAACCAGCGGCAGTAATCGCTAAATAA
- a CDS encoding iron-sulfur cluster biosynthesis family protein, with protein MQFTITPEAVRAYKKYANFQDGECYRLYVRTGGPGTGGLFYAVEKYLPEEVGSHDATFEVEGIRFFIREGDAWYFDGGTITHNKYLGEYGFEFYNPSLT; from the coding sequence ATGCAGTTTACCATTACACCGGAAGCGGTACGGGCTTATAAGAAATACGCAAACTTTCAAGACGGAGAATGTTATCGTCTGTACGTCCGGACAGGCGGTCCCGGTACGGGTGGTCTATTCTATGCGGTGGAAAAGTATTTACCGGAAGAAGTTGGATCTCATGATGCTACGTTTGAAGTAGAAGGGATACGATTCTTCATCCGGGAAGGAGATGCATGGTACTTTGACGGGGGAACGATTACACATAACAAATACTTAGGAGAATACGGCTTTGAATTTTATAATCCTTCGTTGACATAA